A window of Fusarium verticillioides 7600 chromosome 10, whole genome shotgun sequence contains these coding sequences:
- a CDS encoding hypothetical protein (At least one base has a quality score < 10) — MPQHEPTISQAQASPIVHGVNISPKLQCQHWSSDLDIIAIRHKCCMEYYGCISCHEELAEHPNQVWPKAEQHELAVLCGNCHLELTIAEYLWSGNRCPGCDAGFNPGCRNHYDLYFEV, encoded by the coding sequence ATGCCGCAGCACGAACCGACAATATCCCAAGCGCAAGCATCACCGATTGTCCATGGAGTGAATATCAGTCCAAAACTTCAATGTCAACATTGGTCTTCAGATCTCGATATTATTGCCATCCGGCACAAATGCTGCATGGAGTACTACGGCTGTATCAGCTGCCATGAAGAGTTAGCAGAGCATCCCAATCAAGTCTGGCCCAAGGCAGAACAGCATGAGTTGGCCGTCCTGTGCGGCAACTGTCACCTGGAACTGACAATTGCAGAGTATCTCTGGAGTGGTAACCGGTGTCCTGGATGTGATGCTGGCTTCAATCCGGGATGCAGGAACCATTATGATCTGTACTTTGAGGTGTAG